Proteins from a genomic interval of Thermodesulfobacteriota bacterium:
- a CDS encoding acetyl-coenzyme A synthetase N-terminal domain-containing protein gives MAEEAKTILDLLKEKRAFSPRKDFVEKAYIKSDSVYKKAERNREAFWEGFAKELHWYKKWKKVLDWKAPYSKWFVGGKINV, from the coding sequence ATGGCAGAAGAGGCTAAAACCATTTTAGACCTTCTTAAAGAAAAAAGAGCATTTTCTCCCCGAAAAGACTTCGTTGAAAAGGCCTATATAAAAAGTGACTCAGTTTATAAAAAAGCGGAGCGTAACCGGGAGGCATTCTGGGAGGGTTTTGCAAAGGAGCTTCACTGGTATAAGAAGTGGAAAAAGGTGCTCGATTGGAAAGCGCCATACTCCAAGTGGTTTGTTGGAGGGAAAATAAACGTC